In Fibrobacter sp. UWB2, the following are encoded in one genomic region:
- a CDS encoding DUF1490 domain-containing protein, with translation MSMFKNEKFWLVIAGAVGSAVAKKVLKAKKTRELAVQGLAHGMKFTADAKAAFQDMKDEASDICNDAKAEAGLDK, from the coding sequence ATGTCTATGTTCAAAAACGAAAAATTCTGGCTCGTTATTGCTGGTGCTGTGGGCTCCGCTGTCGCTAAGAAAGTGCTCAAGGCAAAGAAGACCCGCGAACTTGCTGTTCAGGGACTTGCTCATGGCATGAAGTTCACGGCTGACGCCAAGGCTGCTTTCCAAGATATGAAGGACGAAGCTAGCGACATTTGCAACGACGCTAAGGCAGAAGCAGGTCTCGACAAGTAA
- a CDS encoding flavodoxin has translation MNKIAVIFWTGTGNTEVMANEVVAGAKEAGADVTLFNTSAFSTDKAQEFDKFALGCPAMGAEELEDSEFQPLYDQLKAQISGKKVVLFGSYGWGGGEWMNPWKEDAANAGLVLADDPLAIEGAPDDAGKEKCRELGKILALA, from the coding sequence ATGAACAAAATTGCTGTTATTTTCTGGACAGGTACGGGTAACACCGAAGTTATGGCGAATGAAGTGGTTGCTGGCGCAAAGGAAGCTGGCGCCGATGTGACGCTTTTCAATACGTCTGCTTTTTCTACCGATAAGGCCCAGGAATTTGACAAGTTTGCTTTGGGCTGCCCGGCGATGGGTGCCGAAGAACTTGAAGATAGCGAATTCCAGCCGCTTTATGATCAGCTGAAGGCTCAGATTTCGGGCAAGAAAGTCGTGCTTTTCGGCTCTTACGGCTGGGGTGGCGGCGAATGGATGAATCCGTGGAAAGAAGATGCTGCAAATGCGGGCCTCGTGCTTGCTGATGACCCGCTCGCTATTGAAGGTGCTCCGGATGATGCAGGCAAGGAAAAGTGCCGTGAACTCGGCAAGATCCTTGCACTTGCGTAA
- the feoB gene encoding ferrous iron transport protein B codes for MAPKLFTIAIAGNPNCGKTALFNALTGARQSVGNWPGVTVEKKEGFFELGNQHIRVVDLPGTYALFANAEDERAAVDYLLTREADLIVNIIDASNIERNLFLTSQLVDMQIPMVIAANMIDIAEKRGLHLDLDILAERFGVPVIPLSAVNERSITNFISEMAHVVAGKKMTPKAIDYGEKVEAAVKYLEPKVEPVAKLLDADARWVSLMYLGNEKSYADKFAEAKVQINKAEVTQILGEESEFAMADSRYSLAHEIAGKTILSNRSKRTWSDKLDSVLLNRWASLPIFLLVMYLVFWVAVTIGSAFIDFFDVLFGAIFVDGLGYLLTDVFHAPGFVSAILADGIGAGIQTVSTFIPVIFFMFLCLSFLEDSGYMARAAFVADRFMRFLGLPGRAFVPMMVGFGCGVPGIMGSRVLESKRERFLTIFLVPFMSCGARLPVYALFAAAFFGTQAGTVVFALYLAGVLFAIVYGLILRRSLFVGEASNFVMELPPYHLPKFKSLMIHSWLRLRDYVIRAGKVITIAVAILGFLNSFGFVDKLYTEINGEKTEIVKSEEGYAMVQDEKEVPLPEGVVIDESKVQTESEFTAGNGDSENSLLSVIGKAITPVFEPFGVESNNWPASVSLFTGLLAKEAVIGTMNSLYSMAGPGDAAEAPKAAEPAAVEKVAEAPAPAAEPVAVADSAKVAVADSAVADSAVVADSAAAEKVAESAEAPAEEKPLIAGVDECPAEEEEEGGAPDILGAFKEALGTIPENLSEVFGSLTDILGTSGELEAQNAAELKKVTLDKILDAKAITCEEYASIETFSEDEGADKAREEVFAKLAAAGLTLSEDEIGALEEGDLSETADIYANLRSYFHNPDKNGNPVDGFNWQVFAFLIFILLYVPCLAAMGVVVREIGLGLGVLMAVVQTILAWAVAVLLYQVPVGGNVFWIVSSIIVLVATFVFLKLFGMSANKKGRFED; via the coding sequence ATGGCTCCGAAGCTTTTTACTATTGCAATTGCCGGTAACCCGAACTGCGGTAAAACGGCTCTGTTTAATGCCCTTACGGGTGCTCGCCAGAGTGTTGGTAACTGGCCGGGCGTGACTGTCGAAAAGAAGGAAGGCTTTTTTGAACTCGGTAACCAGCATATCCGCGTGGTGGACTTGCCGGGTACTTATGCGCTTTTCGCGAATGCCGAAGACGAACGCGCCGCTGTGGACTACTTGCTCACTCGCGAAGCGGACCTCATTGTCAATATCATTGATGCCTCGAACATTGAACGTAACTTGTTCTTGACTTCTCAGCTTGTCGATATGCAGATCCCGATGGTGATTGCGGCGAACATGATCGACATCGCGGAAAAGCGCGGCTTGCATTTGGATTTGGATATCCTCGCTGAACGTTTCGGTGTGCCGGTGATTCCGCTTTCTGCCGTGAACGAAAGAAGCATCACGAACTTCATCAGCGAAATGGCGCATGTTGTTGCGGGCAAGAAGATGACGCCCAAGGCGATTGATTACGGCGAGAAGGTTGAAGCTGCTGTCAAGTATTTGGAGCCGAAGGTCGAGCCGGTTGCAAAGCTTTTGGATGCGGATGCCCGCTGGGTTTCGCTCATGTACTTGGGCAACGAAAAGAGCTATGCAGACAAGTTTGCCGAAGCCAAGGTGCAGATTAACAAGGCCGAAGTCACGCAGATTCTCGGCGAAGAAAGCGAATTTGCAATGGCGGATTCACGCTACAGTTTGGCTCACGAAATTGCAGGTAAGACGATTCTTTCGAACCGTTCTAAGAGAACCTGGTCCGATAAGCTTGACTCCGTGCTTTTGAATCGCTGGGCTTCGCTCCCGATTTTCCTCTTGGTCATGTACCTGGTCTTCTGGGTCGCAGTGACGATCGGTTCTGCGTTCATTGATTTCTTTGACGTGCTGTTTGGCGCTATCTTTGTGGATGGCCTTGGCTACTTGCTCACGGATGTGTTCCATGCGCCGGGCTTTGTGTCTGCAATCCTCGCCGATGGTATCGGTGCCGGTATCCAGACGGTGTCGACGTTCATTCCGGTCATCTTCTTCATGTTCCTCTGCCTTTCTTTCTTGGAAGACTCGGGTTACATGGCACGTGCGGCTTTTGTGGCAGACCGCTTTATGCGATTCCTCGGACTCCCGGGCCGTGCATTCGTGCCGATGATGGTTGGCTTTGGTTGCGGCGTGCCGGGCATTATGGGCTCTCGCGTGCTCGAATCCAAGCGTGAACGTTTCCTCACGATTTTCCTTGTGCCGTTCATGAGCTGCGGCGCTCGCCTCCCGGTGTATGCGCTGTTTGCGGCTGCATTCTTTGGAACGCAGGCTGGGACGGTCGTGTTTGCCCTCTACCTCGCGGGCGTTCTCTTTGCGATCGTGTACGGCTTGATTCTTCGCCGCTCCTTGTTTGTGGGTGAGGCTAGCAACTTTGTCATGGAGCTGCCGCCTTATCACTTGCCGAAGTTCAAGTCGCTCATGATCCACTCTTGGCTCCGTTTGCGCGACTACGTGATTCGCGCCGGTAAGGTGATTACGATTGCCGTTGCCATTCTCGGCTTCCTCAACAGCTTTGGCTTTGTGGACAAACTCTATACCGAAATCAATGGTGAAAAGACCGAAATCGTGAAGAGCGAAGAAGGCTACGCCATGGTGCAGGATGAAAAGGAAGTCCCGCTCCCCGAAGGTGTTGTGATTGACGAATCCAAGGTCCAGACGGAAAGCGAATTTACGGCGGGTAACGGTGATTCCGAAAACAGCTTGCTTTCTGTAATCGGTAAGGCAATTACCCCGGTTTTTGAACCGTTCGGTGTGGAATCGAACAACTGGCCTGCTTCTGTGTCGCTCTTCACGGGCCTCCTTGCTAAGGAAGCTGTGATTGGTACGATGAACTCGCTGTACTCTATGGCAGGCCCTGGCGATGCTGCTGAAGCTCCGAAGGCTGCCGAACCCGCTGCTGTTGAAAAGGTGGCTGAAGCTCCGGCGCCTGCTGCAGAACCTGTCGCAGTTGCCGATTCTGCAAAGGTCGCTGTTGCTGATTCCGCAGTCGCTGATAGCGCAGTTGTCGCAGACAGTGCTGCTGCTGAAAAGGTCGCTGAGTCTGCCGAAGCGCCCGCTGAAGAAAAGCCCCTCATCGCTGGCGTGGACGAATGCCCTGCTGAAGAAGAGGAAGAAGGTGGTGCTCCGGATATTCTCGGTGCATTCAAGGAAGCCCTTGGCACGATTCCGGAAAACTTGAGTGAAGTTTTCGGCTCTCTCACGGACATTCTCGGAACTTCTGGTGAACTCGAAGCGCAGAATGCAGCAGAACTCAAGAAGGTCACGCTTGATAAGATTCTTGATGCAAAAGCGATTACTTGCGAAGAGTATGCTTCTATCGAAACCTTCAGTGAAGATGAAGGTGCCGACAAGGCTCGCGAAGAAGTCTTTGCAAAGCTCGCTGCCGCTGGTCTCACGCTGAGCGAAGATGAAATCGGCGCTCTCGAAGAAGGCGACTTGAGCGAAACGGCTGACATCTATGCCAACCTCCGCTCTTACTTCCACAACCCGGACAAGAACGGAAACCCGGTCGATGGATTTAACTGGCAGGTGTTTGCATTCCTCATCTTCATCTTGCTCTATGTGCCGTGCCTTGCTGCGATGGGTGTCGTGGTTCGCGAAATCGGCCTTGGACTCGGTGTGCTGATGGCTGTGGTGCAGACGATCCTCGCTTGGGCTGTCGCGGTGCTCCTCTACCAGGTGCCAGTTGGTGGCAATGTGTTCTGGATTGTAAGCTCGATCATCGTGCTTGTGGCAACATTCGTGTTCCTTAAGCTTTTTGGTATGAGCGCAAATAAGAAAGGGCGTTTCGAAGACTAA
- a CDS encoding Wadjet anti-phage system protein JetD domain-containing protein yields the protein MNLNSRQKLILEKLLHKYEGSKTYKGENSVRQTFSIAPTDVYPKYNDDFEDVNSIEDFEKELKNLESENLISTESRNQHVVKILANTSDDYWLRVRDILGVKDKKLQQQEERDFYRSFLSKNSIIVDFCKTQINRIEADKKAAYPLEESANIIKLLDYILSNHPEILERELSIEVLHDSKAWEKSYRTKVCKILHESGKFNETVDGLEETKEIYDTILENLNIYKNPSYIYFKGSAKIMFVDGRVLNVANNKALALPSTEVDDIDEIEINSKSIMTVENLTSFNRVRGTDVFFLYLSGYHNSTKQLFLKKTFVQNQNKEISYYHFGDIDPDGFYILDNLRNKTGIDFKPYCMDIENLEKYRNYAKPFESNDFKKAESLIAAKKYANITTFMLNNKIKLEQEIISWMNPEVIV from the coding sequence ATGAATTTAAATAGTCGTCAAAAACTGATTCTAGAAAAACTTTTGCATAAGTATGAAGGTAGCAAAACCTATAAGGGCGAAAACTCTGTTCGCCAGACGTTTTCTATAGCGCCGACAGATGTTTACCCCAAATATAACGATGATTTTGAAGATGTTAATTCAATTGAGGATTTTGAAAAAGAGTTAAAGAATCTTGAGTCTGAAAACCTGATTTCTACGGAAAGCAGAAATCAACATGTTGTAAAAATTTTAGCCAATACATCGGATGATTATTGGTTAAGAGTGCGAGATATTTTAGGTGTAAAGGATAAAAAGCTCCAACAACAAGAAGAACGTGATTTTTACAGAAGTTTTCTTTCGAAGAATTCGATTATTGTTGATTTCTGCAAAACGCAAATCAATCGTATTGAGGCTGACAAAAAGGCCGCATACCCTTTGGAAGAATCGGCAAATATCATAAAACTTCTTGACTATATTTTGTCAAATCATCCAGAAATTCTTGAGCGAGAACTGTCTATAGAAGTTCTTCACGATTCGAAAGCGTGGGAAAAATCATATCGAACAAAAGTTTGCAAAATTCTTCATGAAAGCGGAAAATTTAATGAAACTGTTGATGGTTTAGAGGAAACGAAGGAAATTTATGATACAATTTTAGAAAACTTAAATATTTATAAAAATCCTTCTTACATCTATTTTAAAGGAAGTGCGAAAATAATGTTTGTTGATGGTCGAGTATTAAATGTCGCAAATAATAAGGCTTTGGCCCTTCCCTCAACTGAAGTTGACGATATTGATGAAATTGAAATCAACAGTAAATCCATAATGACTGTTGAAAACTTGACTTCTTTTAACAGGGTTCGGGGAACTGACGTATTTTTCTTGTATTTGAGTGGATATCACAATAGTACAAAACAATTGTTTCTTAAAAAGACTTTTGTGCAAAACCAAAACAAAGAAATTTCGTATTATCATTTTGGCGATATTGATCCCGATGGCTTTTATATTCTTGATAATTTAAGGAATAAGACAGGCATAGATTTCAAACCCTATTGCATGGATATTGAAAATTTGGAAAAATATCGGAATTATGCCAAGCCTTTTGAATCTAATGACTTCAAAAAAGCGGAATCTTTAATTGCTGCGAAAAAATATGCTAATATAACAACTTTTATGTTAAATAATAAAATCAAGCTAGAACAGGAAATTATCAGTTGGATGAATCCTGAAGTAATTGTTTAA
- a CDS encoding heavy metal translocating P-type ATPase produces the protein MRFRIVYDKPGRLRLRAGAYAFEREYEARIHKACLSEPCVKSVVVRSVNGGLLFEYSAKAGDFETSRKQILDFVSALNPKELPECDGETEYQLQALDDGFKASLTGMIARRYLSRWFLPLPIRTAITVVRGLRYVARGVSTLMSGKLTVDVLDGAAIGASLLQRNYESAGTVMFLLGVSGLLEDYTKARTRTALTGSLAVKVDKVWVVKDGVDTLVDMKDVQVDDLVRIRSGSMIPVDGRVIEGEAFVNESTMTGESKAVMKTAGRIVFAGTVLEEGAILVKVHAVNSNTKIQKIVELIDRSEDLKASVQSRAEHLADSIVPFSFLGFGLTLLLTQNISRAVSILMVDYSCAIKLSTPISVISALREAADMDMTVKGGKYLEELALADTIVFDKTGTLTKAEPRLEKIIPFGEYSEKRILKIAACIEEHFPHSMARAIVKAAMERNINHAEEHADVQYIVAHGIATSLKGKRVVIGSKHFVIEDEKVNVSEANQAIIDQQAGAASVIYLGIGGELAGAICIGDPPREEAADAIRGLRESGIKNVVMLTGDSLNAAERVAEHLGIDTFFAQVLPEDKHHYVERMKAEGKRVIMVGDGINDAPALAAANVSVAMSDASDIARETADVTLRRENLEDLVELRLLSQKLMERIMKNYRFIITFNTSLLVGGFFGLLSPTTSAFLHNVSTMGICAKSMTKLKVD, from the coding sequence ATGAGATTCAGAATCGTTTACGATAAGCCGGGTCGCCTTCGCTTGCGTGCTGGGGCGTACGCTTTTGAACGTGAATATGAAGCGCGCATTCACAAGGCTTGCTTGAGTGAGCCTTGCGTTAAAAGTGTTGTGGTGCGTAGCGTCAATGGCGGCCTCCTTTTTGAATATTCCGCCAAGGCGGGCGATTTCGAGACGAGCCGTAAGCAGATTCTTGATTTTGTAAGTGCGCTCAACCCCAAAGAGTTGCCTGAATGCGATGGTGAAACGGAATACCAGTTGCAAGCATTGGACGATGGCTTTAAAGCAAGCCTCACGGGAATGATTGCAAGGCGCTATTTGTCGCGTTGGTTCTTACCGCTTCCGATTCGCACGGCAATTACGGTGGTTCGCGGGTTGCGTTATGTGGCGCGTGGCGTTTCGACGCTCATGAGCGGAAAGCTCACCGTCGATGTTTTGGACGGTGCTGCAATTGGCGCTTCGCTGTTGCAACGCAATTACGAATCTGCCGGAACGGTCATGTTCCTTTTGGGCGTGTCGGGCTTGCTGGAAGATTATACCAAGGCGCGTACGCGCACGGCTTTGACGGGTAGCCTTGCCGTCAAGGTGGATAAGGTCTGGGTCGTGAAAGACGGCGTGGATACATTGGTGGATATGAAGGACGTCCAGGTCGATGACTTGGTCCGCATCCGCTCCGGTAGCATGATTCCTGTTGATGGACGCGTGATTGAAGGCGAAGCCTTTGTGAACGAATCGACGATGACGGGTGAATCCAAGGCGGTGATGAAGACTGCTGGCAGAATCGTTTTTGCCGGGACCGTTCTTGAAGAAGGCGCGATTCTCGTGAAGGTCCATGCGGTCAACAGCAATACGAAAATCCAGAAAATCGTGGAACTGATCGATCGTAGCGAAGACTTGAAGGCAAGCGTGCAGAGCCGCGCGGAACATTTGGCCGATAGCATCGTGCCGTTTAGCTTCCTTGGCTTTGGGCTTACGCTCTTGTTGACGCAGAATATCTCGCGAGCAGTTTCCATCTTGATGGTGGATTACTCTTGCGCGATAAAGCTTTCAACGCCGATTTCCGTGATTTCTGCACTGCGTGAAGCGGCGGATATGGACATGACGGTGAAGGGCGGCAAGTATTTGGAAGAGCTTGCTCTTGCCGATACGATTGTGTTCGACAAGACGGGAACGCTCACAAAGGCGGAACCGCGTCTCGAAAAGATTATTCCGTTCGGCGAATATTCCGAAAAGCGAATCTTGAAAATTGCGGCATGCATCGAGGAACATTTCCCGCATAGCATGGCTCGTGCGATTGTCAAGGCGGCAATGGAACGCAATATCAATCACGCCGAAGAACATGCCGATGTGCAGTACATCGTGGCGCACGGTATCGCAACTTCGCTCAAGGGCAAGCGCGTGGTCATCGGAAGCAAGCACTTTGTCATCGAAGACGAAAAGGTCAATGTCTCCGAAGCGAACCAGGCGATTATTGACCAACAGGCAGGCGCTGCGTCCGTGATTTACCTCGGCATTGGCGGCGAGTTGGCGGGTGCCATTTGCATTGGTGATCCTCCGCGTGAAGAAGCTGCAGATGCCATTCGCGGACTGCGTGAAAGTGGCATCAAGAATGTGGTGATGCTGACGGGCGATAGCTTGAATGCTGCAGAACGCGTTGCGGAACATTTGGGAATCGATACGTTCTTCGCGCAGGTCTTGCCAGAAGACAAGCACCATTATGTGGAACGCATGAAGGCCGAAGGCAAGCGTGTGATTATGGTGGGCGACGGCATTAATGATGCTCCTGCTCTTGCTGCAGCGAATGTCTCTGTCGCCATGAGCGATGCCAGTGACATTGCTCGCGAAACAGCCGATGTAACGCTCCGCCGCGAAAATCTCGAAGACCTCGTGGAACTGCGCCTCTTGAGCCAAAAGCTGATGGAACGCATCATGAAGAACTACCGCTTTATCATCACGTTCAATACAAGTTTGCTTGTAGGCGGATTCTTCGGTCTGCTTTCTCCGACAACGTCTGCATTCTTGCACAACGTATCGACCATGGGCATCTGTGCAAAAAGCATGACCAAGCTGAAAGTGGATTAA
- a CDS encoding DUF3793 family protein has product MLRLFMDRNLDSCLVRQCAPTLAGHKLGNLFCVDVADGVLLCNILARWNQALNPKGVIARVIAERCGRYFIYVYRNSALQNLGCSCEVRNFLKGFGYSCFDAESLLNFFQVRMTRSVCFPHEVGVFLGYPLDDVKDFITYGGKKYKLIGCWKVYNDVPNSMHIFEVYKKCQKILRERFELGETLEQLTVAS; this is encoded by the coding sequence ATGCTTAGGTTGTTCATGGATAGAAACCTTGATTCCTGCTTGGTTCGACAATGTGCCCCGACACTTGCGGGGCACAAGTTGGGCAATCTCTTTTGTGTTGATGTTGCTGATGGTGTTTTGCTTTGCAATATCCTTGCTCGTTGGAATCAGGCCTTGAACCCTAAGGGCGTTATTGCTCGCGTTATTGCTGAACGCTGTGGACGTTATTTTATTTATGTCTACCGGAATAGCGCTTTACAGAATTTGGGATGCTCTTGCGAAGTACGTAATTTTTTGAAAGGTTTTGGCTACAGTTGCTTTGATGCTGAATCGCTTTTGAACTTTTTTCAGGTTCGCATGACGCGTTCGGTGTGTTTTCCGCACGAAGTGGGCGTGTTTTTGGGATACCCGCTTGACGATGTGAAAGATTTTATTACGTACGGCGGTAAAAAATACAAGCTGATTGGCTGCTGGAAGGTCTATAACGACGTGCCGAATTCCATGCACATTTTTGAAGTATACAAAAAGTGTCAAAAGATTTTACGAGAACGATTTGAACTTGGTGAAACTTTGGAGCAGTTGACAGTTGCAAGTTGA
- a CDS encoding FeoA family protein, translated as MGCNCGCGGKSQTKKWDLEPKFSDLKKGDKVEIVGYNEGDARYKSKLLSMGLVRGVTLEVLQIAPLGDPIEVSVLSYRLSLRRQEANVLKLKRV; from the coding sequence ATGGGTTGTAATTGTGGTTGCGGCGGCAAGTCGCAAACTAAAAAATGGGATTTGGAACCGAAATTTTCGGATCTCAAGAAGGGCGACAAGGTTGAAATTGTCGGCTACAATGAGGGCGATGCCCGCTACAAGTCCAAGCTTTTGTCGATGGGACTTGTCCGTGGTGTAACGCTTGAAGTCTTGCAGATTGCACCTCTCGGGGATCCGATCGAGGTGAGTGTTCTTTCTTACCGTTTGTCGCTTCGCAGACAAGAAGCGAACGTTCTTAAATTGAAGAGGGTCTAA
- a CDS encoding metal-dependent transcriptional regulator, which yields MENNHVKLSQSLEDYLEMVHMLRLANGIARVKDIAAALSVKMPSVAKAILELKKLGLVTQEPYSGVELTEEGRKAAADVLNRHILLKGFLIRLGVSEAIADKDACSMEHILSAETLSIIEDFMKKGNEGVVAKKANALKAKKGK from the coding sequence ATGGAAAACAATCACGTAAAGCTCAGCCAGAGCCTCGAAGACTATCTGGAAATGGTGCATATGCTTCGCTTGGCAAACGGGATTGCCCGTGTCAAGGATATTGCCGCCGCCCTTTCTGTGAAGATGCCTTCTGTGGCAAAAGCGATTCTTGAACTTAAAAAGCTGGGCCTTGTGACTCAGGAACCCTATAGCGGTGTGGAACTCACCGAAGAAGGGCGTAAGGCGGCTGCCGATGTGCTGAACCGCCATATTCTTTTGAAGGGCTTTTTAATCCGTCTCGGCGTTTCCGAAGCAATTGCAGATAAGGACGCCTGCAGCATGGAACATATTCTTTCGGCTGAAACCCTTTCGATAATCGAAGACTTCATGAAAAAAGGAAATGAAGGCGTCGTTGCGAAAAAGGCGAATGCATTAAAGGCAAAAAAAGGAAAATAA